Sequence from the Candidatus Dormiibacterota bacterium genome:
CGAGACCGCGGTGAGCGCCGGCGTCTCCCCTCCCCACGCCGGCGACTGACCGTGCCATCATGCTCGGCGCCGGGCCGGGCGGGCCCGCGGTTGGAGGGGCGGCGGTGCGCAGGGTGGTCATCACCGGCGGTGCGGGCTTCATCGGGTCGCACCTGTGCGACCGGCTGCTCCACCGTGGGCTCACCGTGGTGTGCCTCGACAACCTGCTGACGGGGAGCGCCGACAACATCGCGCACCTGCTCAGCAACTCGCGCTTCTCGTTCCGCCACTACGACGTCACCGAGTACCTCTACGTCGAGGGCGAGGTCGACGCGATCCTCCACTTCGCGTCGCCCGCATCGCCGATCGACTACGCGCAGATGCCGATCGAGACGCTCAAGGTGGGCACGCTGGGGACCCACAAGGCGCTGGGCCTGGCCAAGGCGAAGAACGCCCGCTTCCTGCTGGCCTCGACCAGCGAGGTGTACGGCGACCCGGAGGTGCACCCGCAGCCCGAGGACTACTGGGGGAACGTCAACCCGGTCGGTCCCCGGGGGGTGTACGACGAGGCCAAGCGCGCCGCCGAGACCTTCGTGATGGCGTATCACAACGCCCACGGCCTCGACACCCGCATCGCCCGCATCTTCAACACGTTCGGGCCGCGGATGCGCCGCAACGACGGGCGCGCGGTGCCCGCCTTCATCGGCCAGGCGCTGGCCGGCGAGCCGATGACCGTGTTCGGCGACGGCTCCCAGACCCGCAGCCTGTGCTACATCGACGACCTCGTGGACGGCCTGGTGCGGCTTCTCTACTCCGACTACCACCTGCCGGTGAACCTGGGCAACCCCAGCGAGATCACCGTCCTCGAGCTCGCCGACATGATCCGCCGGATCACCGCCAGCCCGAGCGCGCCGGTCCACCGGCCGCTGCCCGTCGACGATCCGCGCCGCCGCCGGCCCGACATCTCCACGGCGAAGCGGCTCCTCGACTGGCAGCCGCAGACCAGCCTCGAGGACGGGCTCGGCCGCACCATCGCCTGGTGGACCGAGGGAGGCCCGCACGCCCGGATCGTGGGTCGCGCCACCGGGCGCTGGGAATCCTCGCCGGCGAGGGCGGACGGCGCTCAGCCGGGCATGGTCTCGCCCCCCACCGGAGCCAGCACCTCACCGCTGTAGAACGCGGAGAGGCGCTCGGAGGCGAGGAACACGTACGAGGGTGCGATGTCGTCGGGGTGCGCCGCCTCCTTCATCGGCACCTGCTCGCCGAAGCCGGCGACCCTCTCCTCGGGCATGGTGGAGGGGATGAGCGGCGTCCACACCGGGCCCGGGGCCACCGCGTTGACGCGGATGCGGCGATCGACCAGCGCCTGGGCGAGCGAGTAGGTGAGCGCGTTCACCGCGCCCTTGGTGGCGGCGTAATCGATGAGGGTGCGGTTGCCGCGGAGGCCGTTGATCGAGCTGGTGTTGATGATCGCCGCGCCCCGGGGCAGGTGGGGCAGTGCCTCGCGGGTCATCCAGAAGTAGCTGTAGATGTTGGTCCGGAAGGTCCGGTCCCACTGCTCGGTGCTGATCTCCTCCGGTGACTGGACCGGTGCCTGGTAGGCGATGTTGTTGACCAGGATGTCGAGGTGGCCCAGTCCCTCGACGGTGCGCCGCACCGCGTCGCGGCAGGCGGGCTCGGTGCTGAGGTCGCCGCGGATGAGCAGCGCTCGCCGCCCCGCCGTCTCGATCAGCCGCCCGGTGTGCTCGGCGTCATCGTCCTCGCAGAGGTAGGCGACGGCGACGTCCGCACCCTCCTTGGCGAAGGCCACCGCCACCGCGCGGCCGATGCCGGAGTCGCCGCCGGTGACCAGCGCCACCCGGCCCTCGAGCTGGCCGGTGCCGCGGTAGTCGGCCATCTCGTCGCGGGGGCGAGGACGCATCGCGTCGGTGCGCCCGGGGTACTCCTGCTGCTGCGGGGGGATGCCGGTCTCGTGGTCGCCCATGGCGTGTCTCCGTGGGGTGTGGACCCGGCGACCCTTCGCCGAGGGTACATGCTGATATGGTAGCTATCACGTAAAGTGACCGTCACCTTTCTGGGAGGCCACCCCGCATGGATGCCATCGAGCTGCTCACCCGCGACCACCGCGCCGTCGAGGAGCTCTTCAGCCAGTTCGACGGCGGCGACGACGAGACCAGGAGGACGGCGGCCGAGGGCGTCATCCGCGAGCTCTCGATCCACGCCGCGATCGAGGAGGAGTTCTTCTACCCGATGGTGAAGAAGGAGGTCCCCGAGGCCGCCGACATGGTCGATCACGGGATCGAGGAGCACCAGGAGGCGAAGCAGGTCCTCGCCAAGCTCGACGAGATGATCGACAAGGCCCACACCAAGGCCTACGCGGAGAAGATGCAGCGCCTCGAGAAGCTCATCGGCGACCACGTCGAGGAGGAGGAGAACGAGCTCTTCCCCAAGGTGCGGGAGGCGCTCACCAAGACCCGGCTCAACGAGGTCGGCACCCTGATGAACAAGGCCAAGAAGGCGGCGCCGACCCGCCCGCACCCGAACACCCCCGCCAACCCGCTGGTGCAGGCGACGGCCGGCAAGGCGGCCGCGGTGGTCGACCGGATGCGCGACGCGGTCTCGGGGCGCACCGAGCGCCGCTGACGCCGGGCCGGTCAGGGCAGGGGCGTCGCCGCCGGGTCAGCCGCCGGCGACGCCCTGGCTGAGCGCGGCGCGGTGGGCGGCGAGGTCGCTGTCGACCATCCGCGCCACCAGCTCGGAGAAGCTCACCGTGGTGGTCCAGCCGAGCTTCTGGCGCGCCTTGGTGGCGTCACCGATGAGCAGGTCGACCTCGGCGGGTCGCATGAACTTCTCGTCGGTGACGACGTGGTCGTGCCAGTCGAGCCCGACATGGGCGAATGCGAGCGCGCAGAACTCCTCGACGCTGTGGGTCTCGCCGGTGGCGATGACGTAGTCGTCGGGGGCGTCCTGCTGGAGCATCAGGTGCATCGCCCGCACGTAGTCGCCGGCGAAGCCCCAGTCGCGCTGCGAGGTCATCGTGCCCAGCGAGAGCTGCTTCTGCAGGCCCAGCTTGATCTTCGCCACCGCGTTGGTGATCTTCCGGGTGACGAACTCGAGGCCGCGCCGCTCCGACTCATGGTTGAACAGGATCCCGCTGCAGGCGTACATGCCGTAGCTCTCGCGGTAGTTCACGGTGATGTAGTGGCCGTACACCTTGGCCACGCCGTACGGCGAGCGGGGATGGAAGGGGGTGGTCTCGGTCTGCGGGGTCTCGCGCACCTTGCCGAACATCTCGCTGCTCGACGCCTGGTAGAAGCGGATGTTGGAGTTCACGGTGCGGATCGCGTCGAGCATGCGGACGACACCGAGGCCGGTGATCTCGCCGGTGAGCGATGCCTGCTTGAAGGAGAGGCCGACGAAGCTGATCGCACCGAGGTTGTAGACCTCGTCGGGCTGGCACGTCTCCAGCGCGGCGATCAGCGAGGACTGGTCGAGCAGGTCGCCCTCGGCGAACTCGATGCCCGGGCAGAGCCGCTCGACCATCGCCAGCCGCGGATTGTTCTGGCCGCGCACCAGGCCGTGCACTGTGTAGCCCTTCTCCAGCAGCAGCTGGGCCAGGTAGGTGCCGTCCTGGCCGGTGATCCCGGTGATGAGAGCGGTGCTCAGCTCGGCTCCTCCACGTTCACGGCCGTCTCCGCGCGCGGCGCCGCATGATACGGGATCAGCGCCGGAGCGGCGACCGGCGTTCCGCCTCGTCGACCAGGGTGGCGATCCCGGCGAGCACCGCCTCCCACCGGTAGCGGCTCTCCACGAAGCGGCGGCCCGAGGCCCCCAGGGCGGCGGCGCGGTCGGGGTCGTCGAGCAGGCCGGCGGCGGCGGCGGCGAGCTCGGCGGGCCCGTGGTAGAGGACCGCCCCCCCGCTGCGCCCGGCCTGGCCGGCGAGCGCCGGCGACGCGCCGTTCAGCAGCGCCGGGCGCCCCACCGCCCAGGCCTCGACGGCGAGCAGCGACTGGCTCTCGAGGAAGCTCGGCACCACCACCGCCGCCGCTCCCGCCACCGCGTCCCAGAGCAGCGACCGCTCCAGCCGGCCGGCGCGCACCACCCCGGGCTGGGCGCCGGCGGCCGCCCCGGCGTCGCCGGCGAGCACCAGGGTGGCGTCCGGGTGGCTGCGACGGAGCAGCGCCAGGGCGGTCAGCAGCTCGTCGATCCCCTTGCCGGTGGCGGCGCGGCCGGCGTGGAGCAGGTAGGCCCCGGTCAGCCCCAGCCGCGCCCGCGCCCGGGCCGGGTCGACGTCCACGGGCGCCTCCAGGCCGACGTTGCCGACCCGCCAGGCCCGCTCCGCGGCCGCGGGATGCGCGGACTCGAGCAGGGTCCGCTCCTCGGGGGTGGCGTAGAGGAAGCCGTCGATCGCGTCGACCAGCCGGGCCACCGAGCGCAGGCCGAGGGGGCGCTCCTCGTGGGCGGCGGGCATCAGCAGCCGGGCGCCGCGGCTGCGCGGGGCGCCCCGCAGCACCGGGTGGTAGAGGTAGGGGAGGAAGAGGGTGGGCGCCGCCGGGGCGGCGGCGAGGGCGCGCACCAGCCCGGGGGCGTAGGGGCCCTGGAGGGCCACCCACAACGCCTCCGGGCGGAGCCGCGGGGGCAGCCGGAAGAGCACCCGGCTGAGCTGGTGGAAGAGGCGGGGAGGGCGACGGATGGCGGTGGGGAAGCGGTGCACGGTCACCGGGCCGTCGCGCCCGGTGCCGGCCGGCTCCCGGTTGCGCCAGCTCACCGCGTCGACGGCGCAGGTGGTGAAGACCTCGACCACCCAGCCGGCGGCGGCGAGGCGCAGCGCCAGCTCGCGGGCCACCCACTCGGCGCCACCCACCACGGCCTCGCCGAAACGCGGGGTGACGATGCGCAGCCGACGCTCGCTCTCCGGCACCGGGGCATTCTGCACTCCCTGGCTCTCTGCGCTCACCCGCAGAACGGAGGGGGACTCAGCTCGCGATGGCGCCGCGGACCAGGTCGTGGCCGGGGGTGTACACCGGGCCGTCGACGTTGGGGGCGCCGCCGAAGGGGTGGAAGCCGCCCCAGCCGTCGACGACGTAGCCGCCGCCGCCCCCGGGGAGGACGGCGATGCCACGGGCGATGTCCCAGTTCGGCCAGTAGGCGCTGCCGCTCAGCGTCGGCGCGCTGCCGAAGGGATGGATGCCGCCCCAGCCGTCGAGGACGTAGCCGCCGGGCCGTCCCTGGGTGCAGGTGCTCACGATCGCGCGGGCGATGTCCCATCTCGGCCAGTAGGCGGTGCCGCCCAGCCCGGGGGCGCTGCCGAAGGGATGGATGCCGCCCCAGCCGTCGAGCACCCAGCCGCCCCGGCCGGAGGGGTCACAGGCGTTCAGGGTGATGGCGCGGGCGATGTCCCAGCGCGGCCAGTAGGCGCTGCCGCTCAGCCCGGGGGCGTTGCCGAAGGGATGGAGGCCGCCCCAGCCGTCGAGCACGTAACCGCCCTGCCCGCCGGGGGCGAGGGCCAGGCCGCGGGCGATGTCCCACCCCGGCCAGTAGGCGGTGCCGGGCAGCCAGGGCGCGCCGCCGACGGGGTGGAGGCCGCCGAACCCGTCGAGCACCTGGCCGCTCTGCCCGCCCGGGGCCATCGCCAGGCCGCGGGCGATGTTCCACCCCGGCCAGGAGGCGGAGGTGGTCATCGGCGGGGAGGAGCCGGGATGGAGGACGCCGTAGCCGTCGACCGCGTACAGCCCGGTGAAGGGCAGGGAGCGGGCGGCGTTGGCCGCGATCTGGGTGCTCGCCTGCACCGGGGTGGCCGCGTTGGGCGCCCCCGAGCCATGGCCGCCGGCGCCGAAGGCCTCGGCGTAGAAGCCGTAGCCGTGACCGGCGAAGCCGTGGAACGTCGCCGAGGTCGCCGCGGTGGTGAGCCACGCCACCCAGTCGCCACCGTCCTGCCGTGACCAGATCCGGTACGAGGTGGCCGGAACGCTGCCGGCGTCGACCCCCCAGGTGACGGCGACGTCGGTGCTGCCCACCGGTCCGGCCGGCGCGGTGACGTGGGCCACCGGGGCGTGGGACACGTTGACATGGCCGCCGATCAGGTCCCACAGCTCGGTGCGGCCGTCGTCGTAGCCGAGCGCCCAGATGCCCGCGCCGCGCAGGTTCGACCGGTTGGCGAGGTCGTACTTGGCGCCGATCGAGGTGACGTCCTCGTAGTACAGCTCCCGCCAGCTGTTGTGGTTGGCGCCGCAGGGGTCGCCGGTCGCGGGCGAGTACCAGGTGGCCCACGGGGTCGCCGCGGTGGCGTCCCACTGCCGGGTGAGCTGCTGGGCGCAGGCGAAGTCGTCGAAGGTGCCGCTGTACGTCTGGGCCTGCGCGGAGCCGCTGTCGGGGGCGTTGGGGATGGGCCCGGCGACGTCCCACTTGTAGCCGTAGTAGGGGATGCCGAGGATGATCTTCGATGCCGGCGCCTTGCTCAGGTACTGCCCCACCAGGGTGGTGTCGTTGTAGGTCCAGCCGTTCAGCGGGGCGTCCGCGGAGGCGTGCTGCGGGGTGTTGTCGAAGTTCATGTCGTAGGCCATCACGAAGATGGCATCGACATTGGGGGCGAGCGCGCCGATGTTGAAGAGCCCACCGTCCCAGCTCGCCGAGCCCGAGTAGGTGTCGATGACCACCTCGCTGCCGCCGATGGCGGCGTGGGTCTGTGCGGTGAGCGCGCCCATGAAGCGGGTGAGGTCCTGGGCGATGGTCGGGTAGGTGGCCGACGCGGCGCCCTCGAAGTCGATGTCGACGCCGTCGAGGCCGCGCTGCCGGGCCAGGGAGACGGCGGTGGAGATCGCGGTCTGGGCGTGGCTGGGGACGCTGACGATGGAGGCGATGGAGGGCTGGTCGAAGCACTTCACCGTCACCAGCACCCGCACCCCGGCGGCGTGCGCCGCGCTCACCAGGTCGGTGAGCTGCTGGCCCTGCCACCCGGTCCAGCCGGCGTCGTTGATGGGATTGCCGTTGCCGTCGAGGGTGACCCCGAAGTACGCGATGGTGGAGAGCCGGGACAGCTGCCACTGCCTCCAGTTCGCCAGGTCCCAGTAGGGCGCGAAGCCGAGCATCTCGCGCGCCGGGCCGCCGACCGCGGCCGGGGTGGCGGTGGTGGCCGCCCGAGTTGTGGTCTGCATCGGCGACATCCGCAGCGCGGTGGCGGGCGCGGCGACGGCGGCGCCGAACTGCCGCTCCTGGAGGGCGTGCACGCCGACCCCGGGGTCGTGCATCCCCGGCGTCGGGGGGGCGCTCTGACCGGTGGCGCGCACCAGCCCGAGCACGGCGGCGGTGAGCACGGCGGTGAGCGCGGTCACGGCGGCGGCCCTGCGAAGACGGGTCGGCGGTGCGGAGACGTGGTGCTTCATGCGGGGACCCAGATGACGAGGACCGGGTGGGGTGGGTGGCGCCGTGCATGGTAGCTGTCCACCGCAGTGCTCACAACCTGTGGCATGGGTTCGTCACACTCCATGCAGGCTGCGGTACACCTCGAGGGTGCGCCGGGCGGTGGCCTCCCAGGTGAAGCCGGCCGCCCACTCCCGGCCCGCGGCGACCCGCTCGGCACGCTCACCGGAGTCGTCGACGAGCCGCCGGGCCGCCGCCGCGAGCGCGGCGGTGTCGCCGTCGTCGACGAGCAGAGCGGCGCTGCCGCCCACCTCGCCGAGCGCGGAGTTGCGGAAGGCCACCGCCGGGGTGCCGCACGCCATCGCCTCGAGCAGGGGCAGGCCGAAGCCCTCGTATCCGGAGGTGAACAGCAGGCATTCGGCGCCGCTGTAGAGCGCCACCAGCTCACCCGCCGGCAGGTGGCCGGTGACCAGGGTGCGCGCGGCGACGCCGGCGCGCGCCGCCGCGGCGGCCACGGCGCCGGCGTAGGCACCCTGGTCGCCGGCCACCACCAGGGTGAGACCCTCGAGCCGCGCCGCCGCCTCCATCAGCAGGTCCACACGCTTGCGCGGGTCGAAGGTGCCGACCGACAGCAGGTACGGCCCCTCCAGCCCCAGCCGGGCGCGCACCGCGTCGACCGCGGCGGCGGGCGCCGGGGCGAAGGCGGCGGCGACGCCGTGGGGCACCACGGTGATCCGGCCGGGGTCGACCCGGGCGAGACGGACGGTGTCCTCGGCGGTGCACTCGCTCACCGCCACCACCGCGTCGGCGTGGCGGAGGAGGCGCAGCGCGGCCAGCCGCTCGCGCCGCATCCAGGGGTAGAGGCGCGGGTAGATGAAGGGGATGAGGTCGTGGACGGTGACCACCACCGGCGCCGCCGAGCGCAGCGGCTGGGCCCACTCCACCGCGTGGTACAGGGTGGGTCGGAGGCGGTGCAGCGCGCGCATCACCAGCAGGTGGTCGGCGACCGGCTGGAGCCGCCGCTTCAGCACCGGGACCGCCGCCGCCCCGGACAGCCCCCACCGCTCCAGCTCCGGGGGCGGCGGCGCGCCGGCGCGGAGGAGCAGCGCGGGGCGCACCCCCAGCCCCACCAGCCCCTCGCAGAGGCCGCGCACGTAGGTGCCGATGCCGCGCACCGAGGACCGGTCCTGGAGCGCCCGCCCGTCGATGACCAGGCGGCTCAGCGCCCCCACCTCGGCCTCGGCCGCGGCGGCGGGGTGACCCCGATCCCGGCGAGCGCGGCCTCGAGCCTCCGGGTGATCGCCACCTCGGAGAAGTCGGCGAGCCGCAGCCGCCCCGCCGCCGCCATGCGGTCGCGCAGCCGCTCGTCGCCGAGCACCCGGCCGACCAGCCCGGCCCACACCAGCGGGTCGCGGCCGCCC
This genomic interval carries:
- a CDS encoding UDP-glucuronic acid decarboxylase family protein produces the protein MRRVVITGGAGFIGSHLCDRLLHRGLTVVCLDNLLTGSADNIAHLLSNSRFSFRHYDVTEYLYVEGEVDAILHFASPASPIDYAQMPIETLKVGTLGTHKALGLAKAKNARFLLASTSEVYGDPEVHPQPEDYWGNVNPVGPRGVYDEAKRAAETFVMAYHNAHGLDTRIARIFNTFGPRMRRNDGRAVPAFIGQALAGEPMTVFGDGSQTRSLCYIDDLVDGLVRLLYSDYHLPVNLGNPSEITVLELADMIRRITASPSAPVHRPLPVDDPRRRRPDISTAKRLLDWQPQTSLEDGLGRTIAWWTEGGPHARIVGRATGRWESSPARADGAQPGMVSPPTGASTSPL
- a CDS encoding SDR family oxidoreductase, coding for MGDHETGIPPQQQEYPGRTDAMRPRPRDEMADYRGTGQLEGRVALVTGGDSGIGRAVAVAFAKEGADVAVAYLCEDDDAEHTGRLIETAGRRALLIRGDLSTEPACRDAVRRTVEGLGHLDILVNNIAYQAPVQSPEEISTEQWDRTFRTNIYSYFWMTREALPHLPRGAAIINTSSINGLRGNRTLIDYAATKGAVNALTYSLAQALVDRRIRVNAVAPGPVWTPLIPSTMPEERVAGFGEQVPMKEAAHPDDIAPSYVFLASERLSAFYSGEVLAPVGGETMPG
- a CDS encoding hemerythrin domain-containing protein, whose product is MDAIELLTRDHRAVEELFSQFDGGDDETRRTAAEGVIRELSIHAAIEEEFFYPMVKKEVPEAADMVDHGIEEHQEAKQVLAKLDEMIDKAHTKAYAEKMQRLEKLIGDHVEEEENELFPKVREALTKTRLNEVGTLMNKAKKAAPTRPHPNTPANPLVQATAGKAAAVVDRMRDAVSGRTERR
- the gmd gene encoding GDP-mannose 4,6-dehydratase, which encodes MSTALITGITGQDGTYLAQLLLEKGYTVHGLVRGQNNPRLAMVERLCPGIEFAEGDLLDQSSLIAALETCQPDEVYNLGAISFVGLSFKQASLTGEITGLGVVRMLDAIRTVNSNIRFYQASSSEMFGKVRETPQTETTPFHPRSPYGVAKVYGHYITVNYRESYGMYACSGILFNHESERRGLEFVTRKITNAVAKIKLGLQKQLSLGTMTSQRDWGFAGDYVRAMHLMLQQDAPDDYVIATGETHSVEEFCALAFAHVGLDWHDHVVTDEKFMRPAEVDLLIGDATKARQKLGWTTTVSFSELVARMVDSDLAAHRAALSQGVAGG
- a CDS encoding glycosyltransferase — protein: MPESERRLRIVTPRFGEAVVGGAEWVARELALRLAAAGWVVEVFTTCAVDAVSWRNREPAGTGRDGPVTVHRFPTAIRRPPRLFHQLSRVLFRLPPRLRPEALWVALQGPYAPGLVRALAAAPAAPTLFLPYLYHPVLRGAPRSRGARLLMPAAHEERPLGLRSVARLVDAIDGFLYATPEERTLLESAHPAAAERAWRVGNVGLEAPVDVDPARARARLGLTGAYLLHAGRAATGKGIDELLTALALLRRSHPDATLVLAGDAGAAAGAQPGVVRAGRLERSLLWDAVAGAAAVVVPSFLESQSLLAVEAWAVGRPALLNGASPALAGQAGRSGGAVLYHGPAELAAAAAGLLDDPDRAAALGASGRRFVESRYRWEAVLAGIATLVDEAERRSPLRR
- a CDS encoding glycosyl hydrolase family 18 protein, with protein sequence MTALTAVLTAAVLGLVRATGQSAPPTPGMHDPGVGVHALQERQFGAAVAAPATALRMSPMQTTTRAATTATPAAVGGPAREMLGFAPYWDLANWRQWQLSRLSTIAYFGVTLDGNGNPINDAGWTGWQGQQLTDLVSAAHAAGVRVLVTVKCFDQPSIASIVSVPSHAQTAISTAVSLARQRGLDGVDIDFEGAASATYPTIAQDLTRFMGALTAQTHAAIGGSEVVIDTYSGSASWDGGLFNIGALAPNVDAIFVMAYDMNFDNTPQHASADAPLNGWTYNDTTLVGQYLSKAPASKIILGIPYYGYKWDVAGPIPNAPDSGSAQAQTYSGTFDDFACAQQLTRQWDATAATPWATWYSPATGDPCGANHNSWRELYYEDVTSIGAKYDLANRSNLRGAGIWALGYDDGRTELWDLIGGHVNVSHAPVAHVTAPAGPVGSTDVAVTWGVDAGSVPATSYRIWSRQDGGDWVAWLTTAATSATFHGFAGHGYGFYAEAFGAGGHGSGAPNAATPVQASTQIAANAARSLPFTGLYAVDGYGVLHPGSSPPMTTSASWPGWNIARGLAMAPGGQSGQVLDGFGGLHPVGGAPWLPGTAYWPGWDIARGLALAPGGQGGYVLDGWGGLHPFGNAPGLSGSAYWPRWDIARAITLNACDPSGRGGWVLDGWGGIHPFGSAPGLGGTAYWPRWDIARAIVSTCTQGRPGGYVLDGWGGIHPFGSAPTLSGSAYWPNWDIARGIAVLPGGGGGYVVDGWGGFHPFGGAPNVDGPVYTPGHDLVRGAIAS
- a CDS encoding glycosyltransferase family 1 protein, whose protein sequence is MGALSRLVIDGRALQDRSSVRGIGTYVRGLCEGLVGLGVRPALLLRAGAPPPPELERWGLSGAAAVPVLKRRLQPVADHLLVMRALHRLRPTLYHAVEWAQPLRSAAPVVVTVHDLIPFIYPRLYPWMRRERLAALRLLRHADAVVAVSECTAEDTVRLARVDPGRITVVPHGVAAAFAPAPAAAVDAVRARLGLEGPYLLSVGTFDPRKRVDLLMEAAARLEGLTLVVAGDQGAYAGAVAAAAARAGVAARTLVTGHLPAGELVALYSGAECLLFTSGYEGFGLPLLEAMACGTPAVAFRNSALGEVGGSAALLVDDGDTAALAAAARRLVDDSGERAERVAAGREWAAGFTWEATARRTLEVYRSLHGV